A genomic window from Gossypium hirsutum isolate 1008001.06 chromosome D10, Gossypium_hirsutum_v2.1, whole genome shotgun sequence includes:
- the LOC107914378 gene encoding alanine--glyoxylate aminotransferase 2 homolog 1, mitochondrial: MAMMLQRKLLRRTFGEGKAILNFNSNPVLSPCTSFSTVTSAAATPFHNAPRQLPPFDYQPKPYNGPSADQILEKRKKFLGPSLFYYYQKPLNIVEGKMQYLYDENGRRYLDAFAGIVTVSCGHCHPEVLNAITEQNKLLQHATTIYLHHAIADFAEALASKMPGNLKVVYFVNSGSEANELAMLMARLYSGNLGMISLRNAYHGGSSSTIGLTALNTWKYPIPEGEIHHVINPDPFRGVFGSDATRYAKDVQDHIEYGTSGKVAGFIAETIQGVGGAVELAPGYLKQVYDIVHKAGGVCIADEVQTGFGRTGSHYWGFETQGVIPDIVTMAKGIGNGLPLGAVVTTPEIANVMAQKIQFNTFGGNPVCSAGGLAVLRVIDKEKRQAHCADVGSHLIGRLRSLQDKHDIIGDVRGRGLMVGVELVTDRKEKTPAKAKTAILFENMRELGVLLGKGGLHGNVFRIKPPMCFTKDDADYLVDALDYAMSKL, from the exons ATGGCGATGATGTTACAGAGAAAATTGTTGAGGAGAACCTTTGGAGAAGGCAAAGCAATACTCAACTTCAATTCTAACCCTGTACTTTCTCCCTGCACTTCCTTCTCTACCGTTACTTCCGCTGCCGCTACACCATTCCACAATGCGCCACGTCAGCTTCCACCGTTCGATTACCAGCCGAAACCGTACAACGGACCGTCGGCCGATCAAATCCTTGAGAAGCGGAAGAAGTTCTTGGGCCCCTCTCTCTTCTACTACTACCAAAAGCCT TTGAATATTGTTGAAGGAAAAATGCAATATTTGTATGATGAAAACGGGAGGAGATATTTGGATGCATTTGCTGGAATCGTAACGGTGTCGTGTGGTCATTGCCATCCGGAGGTTTTGAATGCAATAACAGAGCAAAATAAGCTACTCCAGCACGCTACCACTATTTATCTCCATCATGCAATTGCTGATTTTGCTGAAGCTTTAGCTTCCAAAATGCCTGGAAATCTCAAG GTTGTATATTTCGTGAATTCTGGGAGTGAGGCAAATGAGTTAGCAATGCTGATGGCCAGACTATACTCTGGTAATCTTGGTATGATTTCCTTGAGAAATGCTTATCATGGTGGAAGTTCTAGTACTATTGGACTCACTGCGCTGAACACATGGAAGTACCCAATACCAGAG GGTGAAATCCATCATGTTATTAATCCAGATCCTTTTCGTGGAGTGTTTGGCTCTGATGCTACTCGTTATGCCAAAGATGTACAAGATCACATTGAGTATGGTACTTCAGGAAAAGTTGCTGGGTTTATAGCAGAAACCATTCAG GGAGTTGGAGGAGCAGTTGAACTAGCCCCAGGATATCTGAAACAGGTTTATGACATTGTACACAAGGCTGGCGGTGTCTGCATTGCCGATGAAGTACAAACGGGATTTGGTCGCACAGGAAGCCATTATTGGGGTTTTGAGACTCAAGGTGTCATTCCTGACATAGTTACCATGGCAAAG GGTATCGGCAATGGATTACCATTAGGTGCAGTGGTCACTACACCAGAAATTGCAAATGTGATGGCTCAAAAAATTCAGTTTAACACTTTTGGAGGAAATCCTGTATGTTCTGCTGGTGGACTTGCAGTGCTCAGAGTTATAGACAAGGAGAAGCGTCAAGCACATTGTGCTGATGTTGGTTCTCACTTGATCGGACGCTTGAGATCTTTACAGGACAAACATGATA TCATTGGAGATGTCAGAGGTAGAGGCTTAATGGTGGGTGTGGAACTTGTTACCGACAGGAAGGAGAAGACACCGGCCAAGGCAAAAACTGCCATCCTGTTTGAGAATATGAGAG AACTCGGAGTTTTACTTGGGAAAGGTGGGCTGCATGGAAATGTTTTCAGAATAAAGCCACCAATGTGTTTCACCAAAGATGATGCCG ATTATCTTGTTGATGCTTTGGATTATGCAATGTCAAAGTTGTGA